In a single window of the Syntrophus gentianae genome:
- a CDS encoding cytochrome c3 family protein has translation MKAEDYYKGYLVDPALLAKDPHFSQGCSSCHKGDKESATKESAHKGLVCRPSDRLETCGRCHGKIAATYGKSLHYTTIGQRQGVMGRFSQAELKTFDKDVFEKSCRSCHASCGGCHVKSPSVSGVSLGLIQGHKFVKKDEGKTCAFCHGGRVYPEYTGEYGGTTDVHYQKGMMCLDCHKKQELHGDGTMYLTKQEVKDRPTCTGCHQTIHSEKPLTKTAHTVHRGKVSCYGCHAGGQYRNCTNCHEGTGAKSEPGFFLGKNPRNSKEVTTLRIVPTVRDSFVKAGIRMEHYDALPNYWNTPAHNIRKRTDRTRSCDSCHKDRTGFLTKETLLKGGAKANEELIFTPKPINR, from the coding sequence GTGAAGGCGGAAGATTATTACAAGGGATATCTCGTCGACCCCGCACTTCTAGCCAAAGACCCCCATTTTTCCCAGGGATGCAGTTCCTGCCACAAGGGCGACAAGGAGAGTGCAACAAAAGAATCCGCCCATAAGGGCCTCGTGTGCCGACCATCGGACAGGCTCGAAACCTGCGGCCGATGCCACGGGAAGATTGCCGCCACGTATGGGAAATCCCTCCATTATACGACGATCGGCCAGAGGCAGGGGGTCATGGGAAGGTTTTCTCAGGCGGAGCTGAAAACCTTCGACAAGGATGTCTTCGAAAAATCCTGCCGGAGCTGCCACGCCTCCTGCGGCGGGTGCCACGTGAAATCGCCGTCTGTTTCGGGAGTAAGCCTGGGCCTCATCCAGGGGCATAAATTCGTCAAGAAGGACGAAGGAAAGACCTGCGCCTTCTGCCATGGAGGGCGCGTCTACCCGGAATATACGGGGGAATACGGCGGCACGACGGATGTCCATTATCAGAAGGGGATGATGTGCCTCGACTGCCACAAGAAGCAGGAGCTCCATGGCGACGGGACGATGTATCTGACGAAACAGGAGGTGAAAGATCGGCCGACTTGTACGGGTTGCCATCAGACGATCCATTCGGAGAAGCCGCTGACGAAAACGGCCCACACCGTTCACCGCGGCAAGGTGAGCTGCTACGGCTGCCATGCCGGCGGCCAGTATCGGAACTGCACCAATTGTCACGAAGGGACCGGGGCCAAATCCGAACCGGGCTTTTTCCTCGGGAAGAATCCCCGGAACAGCAAAGAGGTGACGACGCTCCGCATCGTCCCCACCGTCCGGGACTCCTTTGTGAAGGCGGGTATTCGCATGGAGCATTACGACGCCCTTCCGAATTACTGGAATACCCCGGCGCACAACATCAGGAAGCGCACGGACCGGACCCGGTCCTGCGATTCCTGCCATAAGGACCGGACCGGCTTCCTGACAAAGGAAACGCTCCTGAAAGGAGGAGCCAAGGCAAACGAGGAATTGATTTTCACCCCCAAACCCATCAACCGATAA
- a CDS encoding DUF2784 domain-containing protein: MIYRILADGVVTIHFGFILFVVFGGLLAIRRRWILFLHLPAAIWGALIEFQGWLCPLTTLEWKLRQVGGETAYHQSFIEHYLVPIVYPDRLTPELQAALGIAVLLINGAIYGWLIRRCTKAERGKD, from the coding sequence ATGATCTATCGAATCCTTGCTGACGGAGTGGTGACCATCCATTTCGGATTCATTCTGTTTGTCGTTTTCGGCGGGCTGCTGGCCATCCGCCGGCGGTGGATTCTGTTTCTCCACCTGCCTGCCGCGATCTGGGGGGCGCTGATCGAATTCCAGGGCTGGCTCTGCCCTCTGACGACCCTGGAATGGAAGCTTCGCCAGGTGGGCGGGGAAACCGCTTATCACCAGAGCTTCATCGAACACTACCTGGTTCCCATTGTCTACCCGGACCGGCTGACACCCGAACTGCAAGCGGCCCTGGGCATCGCGGTTCTCCTGATCAACGGGGCGATCTACGGTTGGCTGATCCGGCGGTGCACAAAAGCCGAGCGAGGCAAGGATTAG
- a CDS encoding aspartate aminotransferase family protein — protein MTTEKTMQIEDRHMPVFYKKIPLSIERGEGVAVWDEEGNRYLDFTAGWGVTCLGHAHPVISRALLEQSAKILQGPNSGVTYSPVRARLLSLMTSILPKNLTRIFFSNSGAESNDAALKLARKVTGRPDIVSALAGFHGRLASTAAATALASRREPSSPGLPGTRFVPYGDIAALEAVLDDQVAAVLLEPIQSEAGVRLPPDSYLEEAGRLCRTNGTLLIVDEVTTGFCRTGPMFAIDPLKVEVDFLTMAKGIAGGFPFGAFALTEEIAARLEYGDHGGTYCGNPLGCAVAAAVISHLLDANISANVLEMGALALTRMEKWRQTWPEDIVDARGRGLLLALEFRNEATAARICDACLTQRLFVRLTQGNIIRIFPALNIRREEMEEGLAILERAIQTSL, from the coding sequence ATGACCACGGAAAAAACCATGCAGATTGAAGACCGGCATATGCCGGTCTTTTACAAAAAAATCCCCCTTTCCATCGAGCGGGGGGAAGGGGTTGCCGTGTGGGACGAAGAGGGCAACCGTTATCTCGATTTCACGGCAGGCTGGGGCGTGACCTGCCTGGGTCATGCCCATCCGGTCATTTCCCGGGCCCTCCTGGAACAGAGCGCAAAAATTCTTCAGGGCCCCAATTCCGGGGTCACTTATTCCCCGGTGCGCGCCCGGCTCCTCTCCCTGATGACTTCGATCCTGCCGAAAAATCTGACCCGGATCTTCTTTTCCAACAGCGGGGCGGAATCCAATGATGCGGCCCTCAAACTGGCGCGCAAGGTAACGGGAAGACCGGACATCGTCTCCGCCCTGGCGGGATTCCACGGGCGATTGGCCAGCACGGCAGCGGCCACGGCCCTGGCCTCCCGACGGGAACCATCCAGTCCCGGCCTCCCCGGTACCCGGTTCGTCCCCTATGGCGATATCGCCGCCCTGGAGGCGGTTCTGGACGACCAGGTGGCGGCGGTCCTGCTGGAACCCATCCAGAGTGAAGCCGGAGTTCGGCTTCCCCCGGATTCCTACCTGGAAGAGGCGGGTCGCCTGTGCCGGACCAACGGGACCCTGCTCATTGTCGATGAAGTCACCACGGGCTTCTGCCGCACCGGCCCGATGTTCGCCATCGACCCGCTGAAGGTGGAGGTGGATTTCCTCACAATGGCCAAAGGCATTGCCGGCGGATTTCCCTTCGGGGCCTTCGCCCTGACGGAAGAAATCGCTGCCCGGCTCGAATACGGCGATCACGGTGGCACCTACTGCGGCAATCCCCTGGGCTGCGCCGTGGCCGCCGCCGTCATTTCCCATCTTTTGGACGCCAACATCTCCGCCAATGTCCTGGAGATGGGCGCCCTCGCCTTGACCCGGATGGAAAAGTGGCGGCAGACCTGGCCGGAGGATATTGTTGATGCCCGCGGTCGGGGTCTGCTGCTGGCCCTGGAATTTCGGAACGAAGCAACAGCTGCACGAATCTGCGATGCCTGCCTCACCCAACGGCTTTTCGTCCGGCTGACCCAGGGCAACATCATCCGGATATTCCCGGCCCTCAACATCCGTCGGGAGGAGATGGAAGAAGGGCTGGCCATCCTCGAAAGGGCCATTCAAACCAGTCTTTAA
- a CDS encoding methyltransferase domain-containing protein: MRKISRFLKRYPVRWPLLFLVVALLLGVLVYETFFLKVETDILKSLPTHDPVLADARAVIRHLPFQDRVVIDVTSSGENREVLVEGAAFIEKRLKESGLFKEVGLGPMSSLFPELSGYVVDSLPVLFDQETLRKEVLPLLEPGRIRETLTESMERLQGLEGIGQAVLIARDPLGLRNLILAKLAHLAPSTKADLYHGQLIAPDGRHVLLLAQLAGSATSTEFTRAIPPLLERIQGDLNARFASSGTAFTLTPVGAYRAALDNESIAKGDTRKAIWLTVFGISLLLVLSFPRPLIGLLALVPSTVGAVGSLLVCSFFFDSLSLLAVGFGGAILAFTVDLGIAYLLFLDRPCETYGKRAAREVRSAEILAVLTTVGGFLLLLLSDFQILAQIGLFSAVGVFIALLFVAFIFPRLFPVMPPAGRGGHPGLIRAVDGAALSGGMWKAGLALIFAGAMAFLARPEYRIDLQAMNSMTSETHKAEKAVQATWGDMSRKVYLLLEGKTGEDLQKQSDRLSDVLAEEVRAGRLSSAFLPSTLFPGEILRSRNLEAWRTFWSRERVDALRAELGRAGQELGFASDAFAPFLKRLNEAPAGPGPIPDKYYPLLGFVPVSENGSRWVQVSPATPGPGYDAAFLAEQCRKAANVRIFDAGLFNDRLGAILASLFQEIAWIAGIGIVLVVFFFFLDWRLSLMVLAPVAFALVSTLGTLKLIGHPLDIPGIMLWVVILGMGIDYGIYYVCSYQRYRDERHPFMSLIRLAIFLSAATTLVGFGVLALADHVVLKSIGLVSLLGIGYSLIGTFTILPPLTRRFIVPPRRDRETVAAGSRRHLQRTVRRYRFLETYARMFARFKILCDPMFPRLAGLVSSPERIVDIGTGYGVPAAWLLELYPEARVYGLDPDEERVRVASWAIGDRGTAETGRAPDLPHLPEPPDTALMLDMIHLLSDGDLKLTLQRLFASLKPGGRLIVRVTVPSEKAPPWERMIEDRIRLRFQGLKPWYRSIEEMRRHLAEAGFAVLLQEPTAPGREGIWFVAEKESG, translated from the coding sequence TTGCGAAAGATTTCCCGGTTTCTGAAACGATACCCCGTCCGCTGGCCGCTGCTGTTTCTGGTGGTTGCCCTTCTCCTGGGCGTTCTTGTCTATGAAACCTTCTTCCTGAAGGTAGAAACGGACATTCTGAAATCGCTTCCCACCCACGACCCCGTTCTTGCGGATGCCCGGGCGGTGATCCGCCATCTGCCCTTTCAGGATCGCGTGGTGATCGACGTCACCTCTTCCGGGGAGAATCGCGAAGTTCTCGTTGAAGGCGCAGCCTTTATAGAAAAACGGCTCAAGGAAAGCGGTCTCTTCAAGGAGGTGGGGCTGGGGCCGATGTCGTCCCTGTTCCCCGAACTCTCCGGTTATGTGGTGGATTCCCTTCCCGTCCTATTTGACCAAGAGACCCTGCGGAAAGAGGTCCTGCCCCTGTTGGAACCAGGCCGGATTCGGGAAACCCTGACGGAAAGCATGGAACGGCTTCAAGGGCTGGAGGGAATCGGACAGGCCGTGCTGATCGCCCGGGATCCCCTGGGCCTCCGGAATCTCATCCTGGCGAAACTGGCCCATCTCGCCCCATCGACAAAGGCGGACCTCTATCATGGCCAGTTGATCGCCCCCGATGGGCGGCATGTGCTCCTGCTCGCCCAACTGGCCGGGTCGGCAACCTCTACGGAGTTCACCCGCGCCATCCCGCCTCTTCTGGAGCGAATTCAGGGGGATCTCAATGCCCGCTTTGCCTCCTCGGGAACGGCCTTTACCCTGACGCCGGTCGGGGCATATCGCGCCGCCCTGGATAACGAATCCATCGCCAAAGGGGATACCCGGAAAGCCATCTGGCTCACGGTTTTCGGGATATCCCTGCTGCTTGTTCTGTCGTTTCCCCGACCATTGATCGGTCTTCTGGCCCTGGTGCCTTCAACGGTTGGGGCAGTTGGATCCCTGCTGGTCTGTTCCTTTTTCTTCGATTCCCTGTCCCTGTTGGCGGTCGGGTTCGGGGGGGCCATCCTGGCTTTCACCGTCGATCTGGGGATCGCCTATCTCCTTTTTCTCGACCGTCCCTGTGAGACTTACGGGAAAAGAGCCGCCCGGGAAGTCCGATCGGCGGAGATCCTGGCCGTGCTGACGACGGTCGGCGGATTTCTGCTCCTACTGCTCAGTGACTTTCAGATTCTGGCCCAGATTGGTCTCTTCTCCGCAGTGGGGGTGTTTATCGCCCTGCTGTTCGTTGCCTTCATTTTCCCCCGTCTTTTTCCCGTCATGCCGCCGGCTGGCAGGGGAGGTCACCCGGGACTGATCCGGGCAGTGGATGGGGCGGCCCTTTCCGGCGGCATGTGGAAGGCAGGCCTGGCCCTGATCTTTGCCGGGGCGATGGCTTTTCTGGCCCGGCCGGAATACCGGATCGATCTGCAGGCCATGAATTCCATGACCTCGGAAACCCATAAGGCGGAAAAGGCCGTCCAGGCGACCTGGGGCGACATGTCCCGGAAGGTCTATCTCCTCCTGGAAGGGAAAACCGGGGAAGATCTCCAGAAACAAAGCGACCGTCTGTCCGATGTGCTGGCGGAAGAGGTGAGGGCGGGACGCCTGTCTTCCGCATTTCTGCCGTCGACCCTCTTCCCCGGGGAGATCTTGAGAAGCCGGAACCTTGAAGCCTGGCGGACTTTCTGGAGCCGGGAGCGCGTTGACGCCCTTCGTGCCGAACTGGGCCGGGCAGGGCAGGAACTGGGCTTTGCCTCCGATGCCTTCGCGCCCTTTCTGAAGCGGCTGAACGAAGCGCCCGCCGGACCGGGACCGATTCCGGACAAATATTACCCTCTCCTGGGGTTCGTCCCGGTTTCGGAAAATGGAAGTCGGTGGGTGCAGGTTTCCCCGGCGACACCGGGCCCCGGCTATGATGCAGCGTTCTTGGCAGAACAGTGCCGGAAAGCGGCAAATGTCCGGATCTTCGATGCGGGCCTTTTCAATGACCGGCTGGGTGCGATTTTGGCCTCGCTCTTTCAGGAAATCGCCTGGATTGCCGGCATCGGCATCGTCCTCGTCGTTTTCTTCTTCTTTCTGGACTGGCGGCTTTCGCTGATGGTCCTCGCGCCGGTGGCCTTTGCCCTGGTCAGCACACTGGGAACGCTGAAGCTGATCGGTCATCCCCTGGACATCCCCGGGATCATGCTGTGGGTCGTCATCCTGGGGATGGGGATTGATTACGGCATTTATTATGTCTGCTCCTATCAGCGTTACCGCGATGAACGCCATCCCTTCATGAGCCTCATCCGCCTGGCGATTTTCCTCTCCGCGGCGACGACCCTGGTGGGGTTCGGGGTCCTGGCCCTGGCCGATCATGTCGTTCTCAAAAGCATCGGGCTGGTTTCCCTTCTGGGGATCGGCTATTCCCTGATCGGCACCTTTACGATCCTGCCTCCCCTGACCCGGCGGTTCATCGTTCCGCCCCGCCGTGATCGGGAAACCGTGGCGGCGGGATCGCGGCGTCACCTGCAGCGGACCGTCCGGCGATATCGCTTTCTGGAGACCTATGCCCGCATGTTCGCCCGGTTCAAGATCCTCTGCGATCCCATGTTCCCCCGGCTGGCCGGTCTGGTCTCCTCCCCGGAGCGGATTGTGGATATCGGAACGGGTTACGGCGTCCCCGCAGCCTGGCTGCTGGAGCTCTATCCCGAGGCGAGGGTCTACGGCCTCGACCCGGATGAAGAGCGGGTACGCGTCGCTTCCTGGGCCATCGGCGACCGGGGGACTGCGGAAACCGGCCGCGCCCCGGATCTTCCCCATCTTCCGGAACCGCCGGATACGGCGCTGATGCTGGACATGATCCACCTCCTTTCCGATGGGGATCTCAAGCTCACCCTCCAGCGGCTCTTTGCGTCCCTCAAGCCTGGTGGACGGCTGATTGTCCGCGTGACGGTCCCCTCGGAAAAGGCCCCGCCCTGGGAAAGGATGATCGAAGACCGCATCCGCCTGCGCTTTCAAGGCCTCAAACCCTGGTATCGATCTATTGAAGAGATGAGAAGGCATCTGGCGGAGGCCGGCTTTGCCGTCCTGCTTCAGGAACCCACGGCGCCGGGGCGGGAGGGGATCTGGTTTGTCGCCGAAAAGGAATCCGGATGA
- a CDS encoding lysophospholipid acyltransferase family protein: MKTLFYRMLIFLSRGMGLWFFRFFSWWVATGFFLFSPGRVAVSVRFYRALCPDRGKFSALKQAWRQYHSFTSVFLDRILLMEEGRLTHTSEGLEFLNEAMERKTGGILLMSHFGNWEVAARLLHRKGMRLLLYLGKKHKEQIESAQKKSLEEQGVRVVAVDEEGGSPLDIVEGIRFLKEGGLVSLTGDRLWGREQRTVSVSFLGHEAVLPEAPYLLALLSGAPLFIFLAFRIGEGRYAFFLSPPIYVKATSRREREPAIREAAQAYARLLEAAVRRHPQEWYHFEPFLGTRLSDG, encoded by the coding sequence ATGAAGACACTCTTCTATCGCATGCTGATTTTCCTGTCCCGAGGCATGGGACTGTGGTTCTTCCGCTTCTTCTCCTGGTGGGTCGCCACGGGATTCTTCCTCTTCTCGCCCGGCCGGGTGGCGGTCAGTGTCCGCTTCTACCGCGCCCTCTGTCCTGACCGGGGGAAATTTTCCGCGTTGAAACAGGCCTGGCGGCAATATCATTCCTTTACCTCGGTCTTCCTCGACCGGATTCTTCTAATGGAGGAAGGGCGGCTGACCCATACCAGCGAAGGCCTGGAGTTCCTGAACGAAGCGATGGAGAGAAAGACCGGGGGGATTCTCCTCATGTCCCATTTCGGGAACTGGGAAGTGGCCGCCCGCCTGCTGCACCGCAAGGGAATGAGACTGCTTCTCTATCTGGGGAAAAAGCACAAGGAGCAGATTGAGTCCGCTCAGAAGAAAAGCCTTGAAGAGCAGGGAGTCCGGGTCGTTGCGGTGGATGAGGAGGGCGGCTCCCCTCTGGATATCGTGGAAGGAATCAGATTTTTGAAAGAGGGAGGGCTGGTGTCGCTGACGGGAGACCGCCTCTGGGGGAGGGAGCAGAGGACCGTATCCGTATCCTTTCTAGGACATGAGGCTGTACTTCCCGAAGCGCCCTATCTGCTGGCGCTGCTGTCCGGCGCACCCCTGTTCATCTTTCTGGCTTTCCGAATCGGGGAAGGGCGATATGCCTTTTTCCTTTCCCCTCCGATTTACGTGAAAGCAACAAGCCGCCGGGAGCGGGAGCCGGCGATCCGTGAAGCGGCGCAAGCCTACGCCCGGCTGCTGGAAGCGGCCGTCCGGCGGCATCCACAGGAATGGTATCACTTTGAACCTTTCCTGGGAACGAGACTCAGTGACGGGTAG
- a CDS encoding YggS family pyridoxal phosphate-dependent enzyme, which produces MADEEIKSKIQSIRERIAAAAARSGRPLSEIRLMAVTKTVEEGRIRQALEAGIDLCGENYIQESRLKVESIGHPPQWHMIGHLQTNKAKYAIRLFDMVESVDRLELAVELDRRAKAAGRVLPILIEVNSGGELTKSGVPPEETIDLIRKITPLENLAIMGLMTMPPWFDNPEDARPFFAALRTLRDRIAAEGIDRVAMKELSMGMTDDYEVAIEEGSTIVRIGRGIFGERNYK; this is translated from the coding sequence ATGGCCGATGAAGAGATAAAGAGCAAGATCCAGTCCATCCGAGAGCGCATCGCCGCGGCGGCGGCCCGCTCCGGCCGTCCGCTTTCGGAAATCCGCCTGATGGCCGTCACCAAAACGGTGGAGGAAGGCCGCATCCGGCAGGCCCTTGAAGCCGGGATTGACCTCTGCGGAGAAAACTACATCCAGGAGAGCAGGCTCAAGGTCGAATCCATCGGCCATCCGCCGCAGTGGCACATGATCGGCCATCTCCAGACCAACAAGGCCAAATACGCCATTCGACTCTTCGACATGGTCGAATCCGTGGACCGTCTCGAACTGGCGGTGGAACTGGACCGCCGCGCCAAGGCGGCCGGCCGTGTGCTGCCGATCCTGATCGAAGTCAACAGCGGCGGAGAACTGACGAAAAGCGGCGTTCCCCCCGAGGAGACGATCGACCTGATCCGCAAAATCACCCCTCTGGAAAATCTCGCCATTATGGGTTTGATGACCATGCCGCCCTGGTTCGACAATCCCGAAGACGCCCGGCCCTTCTTCGCTGCCCTGCGGACCTTGCGGGATCGGATTGCAGCAGAAGGGATCGACCGGGTTGCCATGAAGGAGCTTTCCATGGGCATGACGGATGATTATGAAGTCGCCATTGAAGAGGGGTCCACAATCGTCCGCATCGGCCGGGGGATCTTCGGAGAACGGAACTACAAATAA
- a CDS encoding Maf family protein produces MCIRLTQKLILASASPRRAELLRLLGLAFEVVPSHMDETQIEGEAPPDHVLRLSREKADCIADLFPEALVLGADTVVVIDGRVLGKPKTQEEAREMLETLSGREHTVYTGFSLVSKQRDLRISQVVQASVLFKEIPEDEILWYVSSEEPYDKAGGYAVQGMGAFFIREIRGSYTNVMGLPLSEVVETLKDLGTLTFSGDSHGR; encoded by the coding sequence ATGTGTATTCGCCTGACGCAAAAACTGATCCTGGCCTCCGCATCGCCGCGGCGGGCCGAACTCCTCCGACTCCTGGGTCTTGCCTTTGAAGTCGTTCCCAGCCATATGGATGAAACCCAGATAGAAGGGGAAGCCCCGCCGGATCACGTTCTGCGCCTCTCCCGGGAAAAGGCCGATTGCATCGCCGATCTCTTCCCCGAGGCCCTGGTGCTCGGGGCGGATACCGTCGTGGTGATTGACGGCCGGGTGCTGGGCAAGCCGAAAACGCAGGAAGAAGCGCGGGAAATGCTGGAAACGTTGAGCGGCCGGGAGCACACCGTTTACACCGGCTTTTCGCTGGTTTCAAAGCAAAGGGACCTGCGGATTTCCCAGGTCGTGCAAGCCTCCGTCCTCTTCAAGGAAATTCCCGAAGATGAAATTTTATGGTATGTCAGCTCCGAGGAGCCCTATGACAAGGCCGGCGGCTATGCCGTTCAGGGCATGGGGGCCTTTTTCATCCGGGAGATCCGGGGCTCTTACACCAATGTCATGGGCCTGCCCCTCAGTGAAGTCGTGGAGACCTTGAAGGACCTTGGAACCCTCACCTTTTCAGGAGATTCTCATGGCCGATGA
- a CDS encoding mannose-1-phosphate guanylyltransferase — protein sequence MYAVIMAGGKGSRFWPRSRRHKPKHLLDITGKQTIIQETVKRIAPLIPPDRTLIITGADHAEELRRQLPDIPPDNILVEPVGRNTAPCIGLAAIHIRRRVGDAVMAVLPSDHLISDGNAFLDTLAAAAEAAERHDALVTLGIRPTVPETGYGYLERGNPVESIGGKLLYDVWSIREKPPLEKARLFLEQGNFYWNSGMFVWKASTILRAIATHLPDLHRGLLKIEGVLGTQHYETVLKEIYGEAPSISIDYGVMEKADKVLLIPGDFGWSDVGSWDALWEVSDKDDSGNACCGQVIAVETGDSLVYSPGKLVALVGVQDLIVVETEDALLICRRGESQKVKEVVDILEERKMKSYLE from the coding sequence ATGTACGCCGTCATCATGGCTGGAGGCAAAGGGTCGAGGTTCTGGCCGCGAAGCCGCAGACACAAGCCGAAGCATCTTTTGGATATAACTGGGAAGCAGACGATCATCCAGGAAACGGTGAAGCGCATTGCTCCCCTGATTCCCCCGGATCGCACCCTGATCATTACGGGCGCTGACCATGCGGAGGAATTGCGGAGACAGCTTCCGGATATTCCCCCGGACAACATTCTTGTGGAACCCGTCGGCCGCAATACCGCCCCCTGCATCGGCCTCGCCGCGATCCACATCCGCCGGCGTGTCGGAGACGCCGTCATGGCGGTTCTGCCGTCCGATCACCTGATATCCGACGGCAATGCGTTCCTGGATACCCTGGCGGCCGCCGCGGAAGCGGCTGAACGTCATGACGCGCTGGTAACCCTCGGCATCCGTCCGACTGTTCCGGAAACCGGATACGGTTACCTGGAACGGGGAAACCCGGTCGAATCGATTGGGGGAAAACTCCTCTATGATGTCTGGTCGATCCGGGAGAAACCGCCTCTCGAAAAGGCCAGGCTGTTCCTGGAGCAGGGAAACTTTTACTGGAACAGCGGCATGTTTGTCTGGAAGGCCTCTACCATTCTTCGGGCCATCGCGACGCACCTCCCGGATCTGCACAGAGGACTGCTTAAAATCGAAGGGGTCCTGGGGACGCAGCACTATGAAACCGTTCTGAAAGAGATCTACGGGGAAGCCCCTTCCATCTCCATCGATTACGGTGTGATGGAGAAAGCGGACAAGGTCCTGCTGATTCCCGGCGATTTCGGCTGGTCGGATGTAGGCAGTTGGGACGCCCTCTGGGAAGTCTCGGATAAAGACGATTCGGGAAACGCCTGCTGCGGGCAGGTTATTGCCGTGGAGACAGGCGATTCCCTCGTCTACAGCCCCGGGAAACTGGTCGCCCTGGTGGGCGTCCAGGACCTGATCGTCGTGGAAACGGAGGACGCCCTCTTGATCTGCCGCAGGGGAGAATCTCAGAAAGTCAAAGAAGTCGTGGATATCCTGGAGGAAAGGAAGATGAAGTCTTATCTGGAATAG
- a CDS encoding class I SAM-dependent rRNA methyltransferase has product MKTIYPRLILKPGREKSLLNGHPWLFSGAVASVEGRPAPGDIVTAVDADGRPLGLGFFNSRSDIIFRMLTTAVDSRVDAAFWRERLRSAVDLRRQLIPQDTTACRLVNAEGDRMPGLIVDQYENYLVCSLATAGMEQNRPFLIDGLREILSPKGIYERSEGRARKLEGLEERSGWIFGGIEEGERISVQENGLFFEVDVVSGQKTGFFLDQRINREQVAGLSRDLTILNCFSYTGAFSVYAARGGARRVVSVDVSEGANAMARFHLEKNGFSPDRHPVIRGDVFSWLRETEEIFDAIILDPPAFAKSRKDVARSARGYKDINLQAMKHLGNDGLLWTFSCSNFMDEALFQKVVLGAARDAGKHVQLLKVLGPGPDHPTSLAHLEGRYLKGLLLRVSS; this is encoded by the coding sequence ATGAAAACGATCTACCCCCGCCTTATTCTCAAACCCGGAAGGGAAAAGTCGCTGTTGAACGGCCATCCCTGGCTTTTTTCCGGCGCGGTGGCCTCCGTTGAAGGACGACCCGCCCCGGGAGATATCGTGACCGCCGTTGATGCCGACGGGCGCCCCCTGGGGCTCGGCTTTTTCAACTCCCGCTCGGACATCATTTTCCGAATGCTCACCACCGCCGTTGATTCCCGAGTGGATGCCGCTTTCTGGCGGGAACGGCTCCGTTCTGCAGTGGACCTGCGGCGTCAGCTTATCCCTCAGGATACGACCGCCTGCCGACTGGTGAATGCCGAAGGCGACCGGATGCCCGGCCTGATCGTGGACCAGTATGAGAATTATCTGGTCTGTTCCCTGGCCACGGCGGGAATGGAACAGAATCGTCCGTTCCTGATAGATGGTCTGAGAGAGATCTTATCCCCGAAAGGGATCTATGAGCGCAGCGAGGGACGGGCCAGGAAACTGGAGGGGCTGGAGGAGCGCAGCGGCTGGATTTTCGGCGGGATAGAGGAAGGGGAGCGTATTTCCGTTCAGGAAAACGGCCTTTTCTTCGAAGTGGATGTGGTCAGCGGGCAGAAGACGGGATTCTTCCTGGATCAGCGAATCAACCGGGAGCAAGTGGCCGGCCTCAGCCGGGACTTGACGATCCTGAACTGCTTTTCCTACACCGGGGCTTTTTCGGTTTACGCCGCCCGGGGCGGGGCGCGGCGGGTGGTTTCCGTCGATGTGTCGGAAGGGGCCAATGCCATGGCGCGCTTTCACCTGGAGAAGAACGGGTTCTCCCCGGACCGGCATCCGGTGATTCGCGGCGATGTCTTTTCGTGGCTTCGGGAAACGGAAGAAATCTTCGATGCAATCATCCTCGATCCGCCGGCCTTTGCCAAATCCCGCAAGGATGTGGCCCGCTCTGCGCGGGGATACAAGGACATCAATCTCCAGGCTATGAAGCATCTTGGCAACGACGGGCTGTTGTGGACTTTTTCCTGCTCGAACTTCATGGATGAAGCGCTCTTTCAGAAAGTGGTGCTGGGCGCCGCCCGCGATGCGGGCAAACACGTTCAACTCTTGAAAGTCCTCGGCCCCGGTCCGGATCATCCCACAAGCCTTGCCCATCTGGAAGGCCGGTATCTGAAAGGCCTGCTTCTGAGAGTTTCCTCCTGA